The following coding sequences are from one Vulpes vulpes isolate BD-2025 chromosome 12, VulVul3, whole genome shotgun sequence window:
- the ISG15 gene encoding ubiquitin-like protein ISG15, with the protein MDGNLTVKMLGGEEFLVPLRDSMLASELKQQIALKSGVPAFQQRLATHPAGTVLQDGISLIRQGLRPGSTVLLVVKNCNDPLSILVRNDKGRSIAYEVLLTQTVAELKQQVCQQEHVQADLFWLSFEGKPMEDKHQLGEYGLTPQCTVFMNLRLRGGGGNWAGPGGQC; encoded by the exons ATG GATGGGAACCTGACTGTGAAGATGCTGGGAGGTGAGGAGTTCCTGGTGCCCCTGAGGGACTCTATGCTGGCATCAGAGCTGAAGCAGCAGATAGCCCTGAAAAGTGGCGTGCCTGCGTTCCAACAGCGCCTGGCTACCCACCCAGCTGGCACAGTGCTGCAGGATGGGATCTCCCTCATCAGGCAGGGCTTGCGTCCTGGCAGCACAGTCCTGCTAGTGGTGAAGAACTGTAATGACCCCCTGAGCATCCTGGTGAGAAACGATAAGGGTCGCAGTATTGCCTACGAGGTCCTGCTGACACAGACTGTGGCTGAGCTCAAGCAGCAAGTGTGCCAGCAGGAGCACGTGCAGGCTGACCTGTTCTGGCTGAGTTTTGAAGGGAAGCCCATGGAGGACAAGCACCAGCTGGGGGAGTATGGTCTGACACCCCAGTGCACTGTGTTCATGAATTTACGCCtgcggggtggtggtgggaattGGGCAGGACCAGGAGGGCAGTGCTGA